The Oncorhynchus keta strain PuntledgeMale-10-30-2019 chromosome 17, Oket_V2, whole genome shotgun sequence genome has a window encoding:
- the LOC118395931 gene encoding transcription initiation factor TFIID subunit 4-like isoform X1 yields the protein MAGASDPLEDMLFNEVDEKAVSDLVGSLESQLVSQKTSPATYSNIKREGSTGAVSQFSGKLRDQAGSLEPPQQGHPKAALNAEPIANQGMSNKIISASTSSITTGGVLNASTNLQTYGAASQTISTAPPGSVTLPAQSTSFNRGTILGPAGTSAATVPNPNITTTTTTIRTASPGLQSFNGNTGALKLVNSPAASQVGSGSSTVVSTVSAGNSNIIVSMTSQPPSLPNFTGPQQSAVATTPTIALQRQPSPMAIASQNGVIDPKVSAVVTQGAGSLGATTSQVMNHSNTLMHTKMVAPNQPVSAGQSIILGGSPPPVVVNSPISQPQSVASPTLTAGVKPTVNGVGQPTVTIVRPPGAPVMATPIQQQRPGLLASTTRTAAPQLAVRPPQKTTIQLPPGFTIPPGMVLVRTDTGQLVMVTQQVLAQAQAKTQQGQAAVSNISPQPGIPTAGANIRVSTPNQAPGTPQAVRLASPFQARMAQSPSPSSPAIQKAITVAPAGASVSVKMTTPQKAQSVITGGQALVKPGAVRPTITLNTAAASASGSPIATVSQEMQENVKKCKNFLSTLIKLASHNSPSPDTSKNVKTLVQDLLDAKIEPEEFTASLQAELKSSPQPYLIPFLKKSLPALRLSLLNNQQSLLASTSASALAVPSTSTIRPRLPTTISPATGIVRSPTTALGVRRPGVQGVQTRMPMVITQTIRPQGVVTRGPSIIPGRSPVGIGAQASANQKKLNEPGGGTFRDDDDINDVASMAGVNLNEENARIMATNSELVGTKIRSCKDEAFLPPGLLHRRIMEAAKRFGVTEVPAETVNYISHATQARLRSMLEKVSTIAQHRTDGGKDEEWYEPSTDVRAQLRFFEQLERMEKQRKDEQEREVLLKAAKSRARQEDPEQARLKAKAKEMQQAEQAQIRQREANLTALAAIGPRKKRKMDSPGGSTSGTEVASGSGDGSSTAASSRQQLRQRITRVNLRDFIFCLEQERATSRSLLLYKALLK from the exons ATGGCGGGAGCCTCCGACCCACTGGAGGACATGCTCTTCAATGAGGTAGACGAAAAAGCTGTAAGCGACTTAGTGGGCTCTTTGGAATCGCAACTTGTCAGCCAAAAGACTTCGCCCGCCACATATTCTAATATCAAGCGAGAAGGATCTACGGGCGCTGTTAGCCAGTTCTCAGGGAAACTGCGTGATCAAGCGGGGTCTCTGGAGCCGCCACAACAAGGACACCCAAAAGCGGCGTTAAACGCGGAACCCATCGCGAATCAGGGGATGTCCAATAAGATTATCAGCGCTTCCACTTCTTCCATCACTACTGGGGGTGTTTTAAACGCTAGTACTAATCTACAAACATATGGAGCCGCATCTCAAACCATTTCCACCGCACCACCAGGATCGGTAACTTTGCCTGCTCAGTCGACTAGCTTCAACAGAGGGACTATTTTGGGTCCTGCTGGCACATCAGCGGCGACTGTTCCCAATCCaaacatcacaacaacaacaacaactatcAGGACTGCTTCACCTGGTTTACAGAGTTTTAACGGTAACACTGGAGCTCTGAAGTTGGTCAACTCGCCAGCAGCTTCCCAAGTCGGGTCAGGCAGCAGCACTGTTGTAAGTACTGTCAGTGCGGGCAATTCCAATATCATTGTGTCCATGACTTCACAACCTCCTTCTCTGCCAAACTTTACTGGACCCCAACAGTCTGCAGTGGCTACTACTCCCACTATTGCATTGCAAAGACAGCCCAGCCCCATGGCCATTGCCTCACAGAATGGAGTAATAGACCCCAAGGTTTCTGCAGTGGTCACACAGGGTGCAGGTTCCCTAGGGGCCACCACCTCTCAGGTCATGAACCACAGCAACACTCTCATGCACACTAAAATGGTGGCACCCAACCAGCCAGTCTCTGCTGGCCAATCAATAATTCTCGGAGGGTCTCCCCCTCCTGTTGTTGTTAACTCACCAATAAGCCAGCCACAGAGTGTGGCGAGTCCCACTCTCACAGCTGGGGTGAAACCAACTGTTAATGGAGTTGGTCAGCCCACAGTGACCATCGTGAGGCCCCCCGGTGCTCCTGTGATGGCTACCCCCATACAGCAGCAGAGACCTGGGCTGTTAGCAAGTACCACGAGGACTGCTGCACCACAGCTGGCCGTCAGACCACCACAAAAGACCACCATTCAGTTACCCCCTGGATTTACCATACCACCCG GTATGGTGCTGGTGCGTACGGACACGGGACAGCTAGTGATGGTGACTCAGCAGGTTCTAGCCCAGGCCCAGGCTAAGACCcaacaaggccaggctgctgtctcCAACATCTCCCCCCAGCCTGGAATCCCCACCGCTGGGGCCAACATCAGAGTTAGCACTCCCAACCAG GCCCCTGGTACGCCCCAGGCTGTCCGTCTGGCGTCCCCTTTCCAGGCAAGAATGGCCcagtccccctctccctctagcccTGCTATACAG AAGGCCATAACCGTGGCACCTGCGGGTGCGTCTGTGTCAGTGaaaatgaccacccctcagaaGGCCCAGTCTGTGATCACAGGGGGCCAGGCCTTGGTCAAGCCTGGTGCTGTACGGCCCACTATCACCCTGAACACTGCAGCAGCCAGTGCCTCTGGAAGCCCTATTGCAACAGTCTCCCAG GAAATGCAGGAGAATGTGAAGAAGTGCAAGAACTTCCTGTCCACCCTGATCAAACTGGCGTCCCACAACTCCCCCTCCCCTGACACATCTAAGAACGTCAAGACCCTGGTGCAGGATCTACTG GATGCTAAAATCGAGCCTGAGGAATTCACCGCGAGTCTGCAGGCTGAGCTGAAATCCTCTCCACAGCCGTACCTCATCCCCTTCCTCAAG AAAAGCCTCCCTGCCCTGCGGCTGTCCCTTCTCAACAACCAGCAGTCTCTTCTGGCCTCCACCTCCGCTTCTGCCCTGGCCGtgccctccacctccaccatcagGCCCCGGCTCCCCACCACCATCAGCCCCGCCACAGGCATCGTCAGGTCACCTACCACTGCCCTG GGTGTGAGAAGACCAGGGGTCCAGGGGGTCCAGACCCGCATGCCCATGGTCATCACTCAGACTATACGACCGCAAG GCGTAGTTACAAGAGGACCCTCTATTATCCCGGGCAGAAGTCCTGTGGGCATTGGTGCCCAGGCCTCTGCCAATCAGAAGAAGCTGAATGAGCCTGGAGGTGGGACGTTCAG AGATGACGATGACATCAATGACGTGGCGTCCATGGCGGGGGTAAACCTGAACGAGGAAAACGCCCGCATCATGGCCACCAACTCTGAGCTGGTGGGCACCAAGATCCGCTCCTGTAAGGACGAGGCCTTCCTCCCGCCAGGCCTGCTGCACAGACGCATCATGGAGGCTG CCAAGAGATTTGGGGTGACCGAGGTCCCAGCTGAGACGGTGAACTACATCTCCCATGCTACCCAGGCCAGGCTGAGATCCATGCTGGAGAAAGTGTCCACTATCGCCCAGCACCGCACCGACGGGGGCAAG GATGAGGAATGGTATGAGCCATCGACAGACGTCAGGGCCCAGCTCCGCTTTTTTGAGCAGCTGGAAAGgatggagaaacagaggaaggacgaacaggagagagaggtcctACTTAAGGCTGCCAAG aGTCGCGCTAGACAGGAGGACCCAGAACAAGCTCGGTTGAAGGCGAAAGCTAAGGAG ATGCAGCAGGCGGAGCAGGCCCAGATCCGGCAGCGTGAAGCCAACCTCACTGCCCTGGCTGCCATCGGGCCCCGCAAGAAACGCAAGATGGACTCGCCAGGGGGCTCCACATCGGGCACAGAG
- the LOC118395931 gene encoding transcription initiation factor TFIID subunit 4-like isoform X2 yields the protein MAGASDPLEDMLFNEVDEKAVSDLVGSLESQLVSQKTSPATYSNIKREGSTGAVSQFSGKLRDQAGSLEPPQQGHPKAALNAEPIANQGMSNKIISASTSSITTGGVLNASTNLQTYGAASQTISTAPPGSVTLPAQSTSFNRGTILGPAGTSAATVPNPNITTTTTTIRTASPGLQSFNGNTGALKLVNSPAASQVGSGSSTVVSTVSAGNSNIIVSMTSQPPSLPNFTGPQQSAVATTPTIALQRQPSPMAIASQNGVIDPKVSAVVTQGAGSLGATTSQVMNHSNTLMHTKMVAPNQPVSAGQSIILGGSPPPVVVNSPISQPQSVASPTLTAGVKPTVNGVGQPTVTIVRPPGAPVMATPIQQQRPGLLASTTRTAAPQLAVRPPQKTTIQLPPGFTIPPGMVLVRTDTGQLVMVTQQVLAQAQAKTQQGQAAVSNISPQPGIPTAGANIRVSTPNQAPGTPQAVRLASPFQARMAQSPSPSSPAIQAITVAPAGASVSVKMTTPQKAQSVITGGQALVKPGAVRPTITLNTAAASASGSPIATVSQEMQENVKKCKNFLSTLIKLASHNSPSPDTSKNVKTLVQDLLDAKIEPEEFTASLQAELKSSPQPYLIPFLKKSLPALRLSLLNNQQSLLASTSASALAVPSTSTIRPRLPTTISPATGIVRSPTTALGVRRPGVQGVQTRMPMVITQTIRPQGVVTRGPSIIPGRSPVGIGAQASANQKKLNEPGGGTFRDDDDINDVASMAGVNLNEENARIMATNSELVGTKIRSCKDEAFLPPGLLHRRIMEAAKRFGVTEVPAETVNYISHATQARLRSMLEKVSTIAQHRTDGGKDEEWYEPSTDVRAQLRFFEQLERMEKQRKDEQEREVLLKAAKSRARQEDPEQARLKAKAKEMQQAEQAQIRQREANLTALAAIGPRKKRKMDSPGGSTSGTEVASGSGDGSSTAASSRQQLRQRITRVNLRDFIFCLEQERATSRSLLLYKALLK from the exons ATGGCGGGAGCCTCCGACCCACTGGAGGACATGCTCTTCAATGAGGTAGACGAAAAAGCTGTAAGCGACTTAGTGGGCTCTTTGGAATCGCAACTTGTCAGCCAAAAGACTTCGCCCGCCACATATTCTAATATCAAGCGAGAAGGATCTACGGGCGCTGTTAGCCAGTTCTCAGGGAAACTGCGTGATCAAGCGGGGTCTCTGGAGCCGCCACAACAAGGACACCCAAAAGCGGCGTTAAACGCGGAACCCATCGCGAATCAGGGGATGTCCAATAAGATTATCAGCGCTTCCACTTCTTCCATCACTACTGGGGGTGTTTTAAACGCTAGTACTAATCTACAAACATATGGAGCCGCATCTCAAACCATTTCCACCGCACCACCAGGATCGGTAACTTTGCCTGCTCAGTCGACTAGCTTCAACAGAGGGACTATTTTGGGTCCTGCTGGCACATCAGCGGCGACTGTTCCCAATCCaaacatcacaacaacaacaacaactatcAGGACTGCTTCACCTGGTTTACAGAGTTTTAACGGTAACACTGGAGCTCTGAAGTTGGTCAACTCGCCAGCAGCTTCCCAAGTCGGGTCAGGCAGCAGCACTGTTGTAAGTACTGTCAGTGCGGGCAATTCCAATATCATTGTGTCCATGACTTCACAACCTCCTTCTCTGCCAAACTTTACTGGACCCCAACAGTCTGCAGTGGCTACTACTCCCACTATTGCATTGCAAAGACAGCCCAGCCCCATGGCCATTGCCTCACAGAATGGAGTAATAGACCCCAAGGTTTCTGCAGTGGTCACACAGGGTGCAGGTTCCCTAGGGGCCACCACCTCTCAGGTCATGAACCACAGCAACACTCTCATGCACACTAAAATGGTGGCACCCAACCAGCCAGTCTCTGCTGGCCAATCAATAATTCTCGGAGGGTCTCCCCCTCCTGTTGTTGTTAACTCACCAATAAGCCAGCCACAGAGTGTGGCGAGTCCCACTCTCACAGCTGGGGTGAAACCAACTGTTAATGGAGTTGGTCAGCCCACAGTGACCATCGTGAGGCCCCCCGGTGCTCCTGTGATGGCTACCCCCATACAGCAGCAGAGACCTGGGCTGTTAGCAAGTACCACGAGGACTGCTGCACCACAGCTGGCCGTCAGACCACCACAAAAGACCACCATTCAGTTACCCCCTGGATTTACCATACCACCCG GTATGGTGCTGGTGCGTACGGACACGGGACAGCTAGTGATGGTGACTCAGCAGGTTCTAGCCCAGGCCCAGGCTAAGACCcaacaaggccaggctgctgtctcCAACATCTCCCCCCAGCCTGGAATCCCCACCGCTGGGGCCAACATCAGAGTTAGCACTCCCAACCAG GCCCCTGGTACGCCCCAGGCTGTCCGTCTGGCGTCCCCTTTCCAGGCAAGAATGGCCcagtccccctctccctctagcccTGCTATACAG GCCATAACCGTGGCACCTGCGGGTGCGTCTGTGTCAGTGaaaatgaccacccctcagaaGGCCCAGTCTGTGATCACAGGGGGCCAGGCCTTGGTCAAGCCTGGTGCTGTACGGCCCACTATCACCCTGAACACTGCAGCAGCCAGTGCCTCTGGAAGCCCTATTGCAACAGTCTCCCAG GAAATGCAGGAGAATGTGAAGAAGTGCAAGAACTTCCTGTCCACCCTGATCAAACTGGCGTCCCACAACTCCCCCTCCCCTGACACATCTAAGAACGTCAAGACCCTGGTGCAGGATCTACTG GATGCTAAAATCGAGCCTGAGGAATTCACCGCGAGTCTGCAGGCTGAGCTGAAATCCTCTCCACAGCCGTACCTCATCCCCTTCCTCAAG AAAAGCCTCCCTGCCCTGCGGCTGTCCCTTCTCAACAACCAGCAGTCTCTTCTGGCCTCCACCTCCGCTTCTGCCCTGGCCGtgccctccacctccaccatcagGCCCCGGCTCCCCACCACCATCAGCCCCGCCACAGGCATCGTCAGGTCACCTACCACTGCCCTG GGTGTGAGAAGACCAGGGGTCCAGGGGGTCCAGACCCGCATGCCCATGGTCATCACTCAGACTATACGACCGCAAG GCGTAGTTACAAGAGGACCCTCTATTATCCCGGGCAGAAGTCCTGTGGGCATTGGTGCCCAGGCCTCTGCCAATCAGAAGAAGCTGAATGAGCCTGGAGGTGGGACGTTCAG AGATGACGATGACATCAATGACGTGGCGTCCATGGCGGGGGTAAACCTGAACGAGGAAAACGCCCGCATCATGGCCACCAACTCTGAGCTGGTGGGCACCAAGATCCGCTCCTGTAAGGACGAGGCCTTCCTCCCGCCAGGCCTGCTGCACAGACGCATCATGGAGGCTG CCAAGAGATTTGGGGTGACCGAGGTCCCAGCTGAGACGGTGAACTACATCTCCCATGCTACCCAGGCCAGGCTGAGATCCATGCTGGAGAAAGTGTCCACTATCGCCCAGCACCGCACCGACGGGGGCAAG GATGAGGAATGGTATGAGCCATCGACAGACGTCAGGGCCCAGCTCCGCTTTTTTGAGCAGCTGGAAAGgatggagaaacagaggaaggacgaacaggagagagaggtcctACTTAAGGCTGCCAAG aGTCGCGCTAGACAGGAGGACCCAGAACAAGCTCGGTTGAAGGCGAAAGCTAAGGAG ATGCAGCAGGCGGAGCAGGCCCAGATCCGGCAGCGTGAAGCCAACCTCACTGCCCTGGCTGCCATCGGGCCCCGCAAGAAACGCAAGATGGACTCGCCAGGGGGCTCCACATCGGGCACAGAG